From a region of the Cygnus atratus isolate AKBS03 ecotype Queensland, Australia chromosome 3, CAtr_DNAZoo_HiC_assembly, whole genome shotgun sequence genome:
- the SANBR gene encoding SANT and BTB domain regulator of class switch recombination isoform X3 — protein MSRGFSENNNFPYDNNQMVLDMILCSLIGVPQPINWDSVARLVPGYTSKECAKRFDELKSSGSSPVDNQYNPLMAAGGNPVETLATYIKSSLLDTQTEFQEPAVGQDSITITGRPSTTSARNCSSESEKGPVHNSGQNTDESQGPNMVIHVCDEAKNLKEDFVCPRDLLISEMKYFAEYLSVDAQRWEEVDISVHCDVHIFDWLIRYVKRNTKDCEANEMPTLEPANVISILISSEFLKMDSLVEKCINYCHKNMNAIVATPCNMNCINVNLVTNIADLFTHNEVEELKDKRDKFKSKLFCKKIERLFDPEYINPDSRGSAATLYRCCLCKKLLTKETERRIPCVPGKINIDQHGNIVFVHIRDKTWEVHEYLTGLHEELKSWRDVYWRLWGTVNWLTCSRCNQCFLCTEFSHCQYHPQPVLYPGVASALGSTGTGVYPCCNQKVLRFDPTTLPKGCQVRDHMVGSPSGNEDEDGLSQTTKILNDLIHHRDVIVVPFTKDENSDSGIGLCDEKGIECDVLVEPNTLWGPKTGEVNAFLSLKNWTLQLKQQSLLSEEEEYTTGSEITEDEVGDEEEVCRKPGRKEKLKKFYKHPKKVLSSPSIQKKEKASEKSSSRDASPFIVSMQQNKWDASRSLRFNQDAQREDDQRRMSEITGHLIKMRLGDLDRIKSKDSKEYAGGIYSRLEAQIKASVHVSTRQINAEKNARSKSRFGQGRPT, from the exons TGTGCAAAAAGATTTGATGAACTAAAAAGCAGTGGAAGTTCACCCGTTGACAACCAGTATAATCCCCTGATGGCTGCTGGTGGGAATCCTGTGGAAACTTTAGCCACGTACATCAAATCCTCCTTGCTCGATACCCAGACAGAGTTTCAGGAGCCTGCTGTTGGGCAGGATTCCATTACAATAACTG GAAGGCCCAGCACAACCTCTGCAAGGAATTGTTCGTCAGAATCTGAGAAAGGTCCTGTGCATAACAGTGGACAAAACACTGACGAAAGCCAAGG GCCAAACATGGTGATACATGTGTGTGATGAAGCAAAAAACCTCAAAGAAGATTTTGTTTGTCCTCGAGACCTTTTGatatcagaaatgaaatactttgcTGAATATCTGTCAGTGGATGCACAGCGCTGGGAAGAGGTGGACATTTCTGTGCACTGTGATGTTCACATCTTTGACTGGTTGATAAGATATGTCAAAAGGAACACCAAAGATTGCGAAGCTAATGAAATGCCCACTCTAG AACCAGCAAATGTCATATCaattcttatttcttctgaGTTTTTGAAGATGGATTCATTA gtagaaaaatgtattaattattgccacaaaaatatgaatgctATTGTAGCCACGCCATGTAATATGAATTGTATCAATGTTAACCTTGTCACAAATATTGCTGATCTCTTCACGCACAATGAAGTGGAAGAGCTGAAGGACAAGAGAGATAAATTCAAAAG TAAACTGTTCTGCAAGAAGATTGAGAGACTGTTCGATCCAGAGTACATAAATCCAGATTCTCGGGGAAGTGCAGCAACATTATACAg aTGCTGTTTATGTAAAAAGCTGCTAactaaagaaactgaaagaagaatTCCATGTGTCCCAGGAAAAATCAACATAGATCAACATGGGAATATTGTCTTTGTACATATAAG agaTAAAACCTGGGAAGTCCACGAGTACTTAACTGGCCTTCATGAAGAATTAAAATCTTGGCGTGATGTTTATTGGCGTCTCTGGGGGACTGTCAATTGGTTGACCTGCTCAAGATGTAATCAA TGTTTCCTGTGTACCGAATTCTCCCATTGCCAGTACCATCCGCAGCCAGTTCTTTATCCAGGTGTAGCAAGTGCTCTGGGCTCAACTGGGACAGGAGTATATCCCTGTTGTAACCAAAAAGTGCTTCGATTTGATCCTACTACCCTCCCAAAG GGCTGTCAAGTGAGGGATCACATGGTTGGCTCACCCTCAGGAAATGAAGATGAGGATGGTTTATCTCAGACTACTAAAATACTGAATGATTTGATCCATCATAGAGACGTTATTGTTGTTCCTTTCACTAAGGATGAGAATAG TGACTCTGGCATTGGGCTCTGTGATGAAAAAGGCATTGAATGTGACGTACTCGTAGAGCCAAATACACTGTGGGGCCCCAAAACTGGAGAAGTCAATGCT tttctttctctgaagaactGGACTTTACAACTG AAACAGCAGTCATTGTTATCTGAAGAAGAGGAGTACACCACTGGCTCAGAGATCACTGAGGATGAAGTGGGGGATGAAGAAGAAGTATGCAGGAAACCAG ggagaaaggagaaattaaagaaattctACAAGCACCCAAAGAAAGTGCTTTCTTCACCTAGTattcagaaaaaggagaaggcaTCTGAGAAG tCAAGTTCCCGAGATGCATCTCCTTTCAT TGTGAGTATGCAGCAGAACAAATGGGATGCCTCCAGGTCACTAAGATTCAATCAAGATGCTCAAAGAGAAGATG atcAGAGAAGAATGTCTGAGATTACAGGACACTTAATAAAAATGAGACTGGGAGACCTTGATCGAATCAAAtcaaaagacagcaaagaa TATGCAGGAGGTATTTATTCTAGACTTGAAGCTCAGATAAAGGCCTCAGTGCATGTCAGTACCCGACAAATCAATGCTGAGAAGAATGCCAG GTCAAAATCCCGTTTTGGTCAAGGCCGTCCAACATAA
- the SANBR gene encoding SANT and BTB domain regulator of class switch recombination isoform X4, translated as MSRGFSENNNFPYDNNQMVLDMILCSLIGVPQPINWDSVARLVPGYTSKECAKRFDELKSSGSSPVDNQYNPLMAAGGNPVETLATYIKSSLLDTQTEFQEPAVGQDSITITGRPSTTSARNCSSESEKGPVHNSGQNTDESQGPNMVIHVCDEAKNLKEDFVCPRDLLISEMKYFAEYLSVDAQRWEEVDISVHCDVHIFDWLIRYVKRNTKDCEANEMPTLEPANVISILISSEFLKMDSLVEKCINYCHKNMNAIVATPCNMNCINVNLVTNIADLFTHNEVEELKDKRDKFKSCVAVVNSKLFCKKIERLFDPEYINPDSRGSAATLYRCCLCKKLLTKETERRIPCVPGKINIDQHGNIVFVHIRDKTWEVHEYLTGLHEELKSWRDVYWRLWGTVNWLTCSRCNQCFLCTEFSHCQYHPQPVLYPGVASALGSTGTGVYPCCNQKVLRFDPTTLPKGCQVRDHMVGSPSGNEDEDGLSQTTKILNDLIHHRDVIVVPFTKDENSDSGIGLCDEKGIECDVLVEPNTLWGPKTGEVNAKQQSLLSEEEEYTTGSEITEDEVGDEEEVCRKPAGRKEKLKKFYKHPKKVLSSPSIQKKEKASEKSSSRDASPFIVSMQQNKWDASRSLRFNQDAQREDDQRRMSEITGHLIKMRLGDLDRIKSKDSKEYAGGIYSRLEAQIKASVHVSTRQINAEKNARSKSRFGQGRPT; from the exons TGTGCAAAAAGATTTGATGAACTAAAAAGCAGTGGAAGTTCACCCGTTGACAACCAGTATAATCCCCTGATGGCTGCTGGTGGGAATCCTGTGGAAACTTTAGCCACGTACATCAAATCCTCCTTGCTCGATACCCAGACAGAGTTTCAGGAGCCTGCTGTTGGGCAGGATTCCATTACAATAACTG GAAGGCCCAGCACAACCTCTGCAAGGAATTGTTCGTCAGAATCTGAGAAAGGTCCTGTGCATAACAGTGGACAAAACACTGACGAAAGCCAAGG GCCAAACATGGTGATACATGTGTGTGATGAAGCAAAAAACCTCAAAGAAGATTTTGTTTGTCCTCGAGACCTTTTGatatcagaaatgaaatactttgcTGAATATCTGTCAGTGGATGCACAGCGCTGGGAAGAGGTGGACATTTCTGTGCACTGTGATGTTCACATCTTTGACTGGTTGATAAGATATGTCAAAAGGAACACCAAAGATTGCGAAGCTAATGAAATGCCCACTCTAG AACCAGCAAATGTCATATCaattcttatttcttctgaGTTTTTGAAGATGGATTCATTA gtagaaaaatgtattaattattgccacaaaaatatgaatgctATTGTAGCCACGCCATGTAATATGAATTGTATCAATGTTAACCTTGTCACAAATATTGCTGATCTCTTCACGCACAATGAAGTGGAAGAGCTGAAGGACAAGAGAGATAAATTCAAAAG CTGTGTTGCTGTTGTTAATAGTAAACTGTTCTGCAAGAAGATTGAGAGACTGTTCGATCCAGAGTACATAAATCCAGATTCTCGGGGAAGTGCAGCAACATTATACAg aTGCTGTTTATGTAAAAAGCTGCTAactaaagaaactgaaagaagaatTCCATGTGTCCCAGGAAAAATCAACATAGATCAACATGGGAATATTGTCTTTGTACATATAAG agaTAAAACCTGGGAAGTCCACGAGTACTTAACTGGCCTTCATGAAGAATTAAAATCTTGGCGTGATGTTTATTGGCGTCTCTGGGGGACTGTCAATTGGTTGACCTGCTCAAGATGTAATCAA TGTTTCCTGTGTACCGAATTCTCCCATTGCCAGTACCATCCGCAGCCAGTTCTTTATCCAGGTGTAGCAAGTGCTCTGGGCTCAACTGGGACAGGAGTATATCCCTGTTGTAACCAAAAAGTGCTTCGATTTGATCCTACTACCCTCCCAAAG GGCTGTCAAGTGAGGGATCACATGGTTGGCTCACCCTCAGGAAATGAAGATGAGGATGGTTTATCTCAGACTACTAAAATACTGAATGATTTGATCCATCATAGAGACGTTATTGTTGTTCCTTTCACTAAGGATGAGAATAG TGACTCTGGCATTGGGCTCTGTGATGAAAAAGGCATTGAATGTGACGTACTCGTAGAGCCAAATACACTGTGGGGCCCCAAAACTGGAGAAGTCAATGCT AAACAGCAGTCATTGTTATCTGAAGAAGAGGAGTACACCACTGGCTCAGAGATCACTGAGGATGAAGTGGGGGATGAAGAAGAAGTATGCAGGAAACCAG cagggagaaaggagaaattaaagaaattctACAAGCACCCAAAGAAAGTGCTTTCTTCACCTAGTattcagaaaaaggagaaggcaTCTGAGAAG tCAAGTTCCCGAGATGCATCTCCTTTCAT TGTGAGTATGCAGCAGAACAAATGGGATGCCTCCAGGTCACTAAGATTCAATCAAGATGCTCAAAGAGAAGATG atcAGAGAAGAATGTCTGAGATTACAGGACACTTAATAAAAATGAGACTGGGAGACCTTGATCGAATCAAAtcaaaagacagcaaagaa TATGCAGGAGGTATTTATTCTAGACTTGAAGCTCAGATAAAGGCCTCAGTGCATGTCAGTACCCGACAAATCAATGCTGAGAAGAATGCCAG GTCAAAATCCCGTTTTGGTCAAGGCCGTCCAACATAA
- the SANBR gene encoding SANT and BTB domain regulator of class switch recombination isoform X5, with translation MSRGFSENNNFPYDNNQMVLDMILCSLIGVPQPINWDSVARLVPGYTSKECAKRFDELKSSGSSPVDNQYNPLMAAGGNPVETLATYIKSSLLDTQTEFQEPAVGQDSITITGRPSTTSARNCSSESEKGPVHNSGQNTDESQGPNMVIHVCDEAKNLKEDFVCPRDLLISEMKYFAEYLSVDAQRWEEVDISVHCDVHIFDWLIRYVKRNTKDCEANEMPTLEPANVISILISSEFLKMDSLVEKCINYCHKNMNAIVATPCNMNCINVNLVTNIADLFTHNEVEELKDKRDKFKSCVAVVNSKLFCKKIERLFDPEYINPDSRGSAATLYRCCLCKKLLTKETERRIPCVPGKINIDQHGNIVFVHIRDKTWEVHEYLTGLHEELKSWRDVYWRLWGTVNWLTCSRCNQCFLCTEFSHCQYHPQPVLYPGVASALGSTGTGVYPCCNQKVLRFDPTTLPKGCQVRDHMVGSPSGNEDEDGLSQTTKILNDLIHHRDVIVVPFTKDENSDSGIGLCDEKGIECDVLVEPNTLWGPKTGEVNAQSLLSEEEEYTTGSEITEDEVGDEEEVCRKPAGRKEKLKKFYKHPKKVLSSPSIQKKEKASEKSSSRDASPFIVSMQQNKWDASRSLRFNQDAQREDDQRRMSEITGHLIKMRLGDLDRIKSKDSKEYAGGIYSRLEAQIKASVHVSTRQINAEKNARSKSRFGQGRPT, from the exons TGTGCAAAAAGATTTGATGAACTAAAAAGCAGTGGAAGTTCACCCGTTGACAACCAGTATAATCCCCTGATGGCTGCTGGTGGGAATCCTGTGGAAACTTTAGCCACGTACATCAAATCCTCCTTGCTCGATACCCAGACAGAGTTTCAGGAGCCTGCTGTTGGGCAGGATTCCATTACAATAACTG GAAGGCCCAGCACAACCTCTGCAAGGAATTGTTCGTCAGAATCTGAGAAAGGTCCTGTGCATAACAGTGGACAAAACACTGACGAAAGCCAAGG GCCAAACATGGTGATACATGTGTGTGATGAAGCAAAAAACCTCAAAGAAGATTTTGTTTGTCCTCGAGACCTTTTGatatcagaaatgaaatactttgcTGAATATCTGTCAGTGGATGCACAGCGCTGGGAAGAGGTGGACATTTCTGTGCACTGTGATGTTCACATCTTTGACTGGTTGATAAGATATGTCAAAAGGAACACCAAAGATTGCGAAGCTAATGAAATGCCCACTCTAG AACCAGCAAATGTCATATCaattcttatttcttctgaGTTTTTGAAGATGGATTCATTA gtagaaaaatgtattaattattgccacaaaaatatgaatgctATTGTAGCCACGCCATGTAATATGAATTGTATCAATGTTAACCTTGTCACAAATATTGCTGATCTCTTCACGCACAATGAAGTGGAAGAGCTGAAGGACAAGAGAGATAAATTCAAAAG CTGTGTTGCTGTTGTTAATAGTAAACTGTTCTGCAAGAAGATTGAGAGACTGTTCGATCCAGAGTACATAAATCCAGATTCTCGGGGAAGTGCAGCAACATTATACAg aTGCTGTTTATGTAAAAAGCTGCTAactaaagaaactgaaagaagaatTCCATGTGTCCCAGGAAAAATCAACATAGATCAACATGGGAATATTGTCTTTGTACATATAAG agaTAAAACCTGGGAAGTCCACGAGTACTTAACTGGCCTTCATGAAGAATTAAAATCTTGGCGTGATGTTTATTGGCGTCTCTGGGGGACTGTCAATTGGTTGACCTGCTCAAGATGTAATCAA TGTTTCCTGTGTACCGAATTCTCCCATTGCCAGTACCATCCGCAGCCAGTTCTTTATCCAGGTGTAGCAAGTGCTCTGGGCTCAACTGGGACAGGAGTATATCCCTGTTGTAACCAAAAAGTGCTTCGATTTGATCCTACTACCCTCCCAAAG GGCTGTCAAGTGAGGGATCACATGGTTGGCTCACCCTCAGGAAATGAAGATGAGGATGGTTTATCTCAGACTACTAAAATACTGAATGATTTGATCCATCATAGAGACGTTATTGTTGTTCCTTTCACTAAGGATGAGAATAG TGACTCTGGCATTGGGCTCTGTGATGAAAAAGGCATTGAATGTGACGTACTCGTAGAGCCAAATACACTGTGGGGCCCCAAAACTGGAGAAGTCAATGCT CAGTCATTGTTATCTGAAGAAGAGGAGTACACCACTGGCTCAGAGATCACTGAGGATGAAGTGGGGGATGAAGAAGAAGTATGCAGGAAACCAG cagggagaaaggagaaattaaagaaattctACAAGCACCCAAAGAAAGTGCTTTCTTCACCTAGTattcagaaaaaggagaaggcaTCTGAGAAG tCAAGTTCCCGAGATGCATCTCCTTTCAT TGTGAGTATGCAGCAGAACAAATGGGATGCCTCCAGGTCACTAAGATTCAATCAAGATGCTCAAAGAGAAGATG atcAGAGAAGAATGTCTGAGATTACAGGACACTTAATAAAAATGAGACTGGGAGACCTTGATCGAATCAAAtcaaaagacagcaaagaa TATGCAGGAGGTATTTATTCTAGACTTGAAGCTCAGATAAAGGCCTCAGTGCATGTCAGTACCCGACAAATCAATGCTGAGAAGAATGCCAG GTCAAAATCCCGTTTTGGTCAAGGCCGTCCAACATAA
- the SANBR gene encoding SANT and BTB domain regulator of class switch recombination isoform X1, which produces MSRGFSENNNFPYDNNQMVLDMILCSLIGVPQPINWDSVARLVPGYTSKECAKRFDELKSSGSSPVDNQYNPLMAAGGNPVETLATYIKSSLLDTQTEFQEPAVGQDSITITGRPSTTSARNCSSESEKGPVHNSGQNTDESQGPNMVIHVCDEAKNLKEDFVCPRDLLISEMKYFAEYLSVDAQRWEEVDISVHCDVHIFDWLIRYVKRNTKDCEANEMPTLEPANVISILISSEFLKMDSLVEKCINYCHKNMNAIVATPCNMNCINVNLVTNIADLFTHNEVEELKDKRDKFKSCVAVVNSKLFCKKIERLFDPEYINPDSRGSAATLYRCCLCKKLLTKETERRIPCVPGKINIDQHGNIVFVHIRDKTWEVHEYLTGLHEELKSWRDVYWRLWGTVNWLTCSRCNQCFLCTEFSHCQYHPQPVLYPGVASALGSTGTGVYPCCNQKVLRFDPTTLPKGCQVRDHMVGSPSGNEDEDGLSQTTKILNDLIHHRDVIVVPFTKDENSDSGIGLCDEKGIECDVLVEPNTLWGPKTGEVNAFLSLKNWTLQLKQQSLLSEEEEYTTGSEITEDEVGDEEEVCRKPAGRKEKLKKFYKHPKKVLSSPSIQKKEKASEKSSSRDASPFIVSMQQNKWDASRSLRFNQDAQREDDQRRMSEITGHLIKMRLGDLDRIKSKDSKEYAGGIYSRLEAQIKASVHVSTRQINAEKNARSKSRFGQGRPT; this is translated from the exons TGTGCAAAAAGATTTGATGAACTAAAAAGCAGTGGAAGTTCACCCGTTGACAACCAGTATAATCCCCTGATGGCTGCTGGTGGGAATCCTGTGGAAACTTTAGCCACGTACATCAAATCCTCCTTGCTCGATACCCAGACAGAGTTTCAGGAGCCTGCTGTTGGGCAGGATTCCATTACAATAACTG GAAGGCCCAGCACAACCTCTGCAAGGAATTGTTCGTCAGAATCTGAGAAAGGTCCTGTGCATAACAGTGGACAAAACACTGACGAAAGCCAAGG GCCAAACATGGTGATACATGTGTGTGATGAAGCAAAAAACCTCAAAGAAGATTTTGTTTGTCCTCGAGACCTTTTGatatcagaaatgaaatactttgcTGAATATCTGTCAGTGGATGCACAGCGCTGGGAAGAGGTGGACATTTCTGTGCACTGTGATGTTCACATCTTTGACTGGTTGATAAGATATGTCAAAAGGAACACCAAAGATTGCGAAGCTAATGAAATGCCCACTCTAG AACCAGCAAATGTCATATCaattcttatttcttctgaGTTTTTGAAGATGGATTCATTA gtagaaaaatgtattaattattgccacaaaaatatgaatgctATTGTAGCCACGCCATGTAATATGAATTGTATCAATGTTAACCTTGTCACAAATATTGCTGATCTCTTCACGCACAATGAAGTGGAAGAGCTGAAGGACAAGAGAGATAAATTCAAAAG CTGTGTTGCTGTTGTTAATAGTAAACTGTTCTGCAAGAAGATTGAGAGACTGTTCGATCCAGAGTACATAAATCCAGATTCTCGGGGAAGTGCAGCAACATTATACAg aTGCTGTTTATGTAAAAAGCTGCTAactaaagaaactgaaagaagaatTCCATGTGTCCCAGGAAAAATCAACATAGATCAACATGGGAATATTGTCTTTGTACATATAAG agaTAAAACCTGGGAAGTCCACGAGTACTTAACTGGCCTTCATGAAGAATTAAAATCTTGGCGTGATGTTTATTGGCGTCTCTGGGGGACTGTCAATTGGTTGACCTGCTCAAGATGTAATCAA TGTTTCCTGTGTACCGAATTCTCCCATTGCCAGTACCATCCGCAGCCAGTTCTTTATCCAGGTGTAGCAAGTGCTCTGGGCTCAACTGGGACAGGAGTATATCCCTGTTGTAACCAAAAAGTGCTTCGATTTGATCCTACTACCCTCCCAAAG GGCTGTCAAGTGAGGGATCACATGGTTGGCTCACCCTCAGGAAATGAAGATGAGGATGGTTTATCTCAGACTACTAAAATACTGAATGATTTGATCCATCATAGAGACGTTATTGTTGTTCCTTTCACTAAGGATGAGAATAG TGACTCTGGCATTGGGCTCTGTGATGAAAAAGGCATTGAATGTGACGTACTCGTAGAGCCAAATACACTGTGGGGCCCCAAAACTGGAGAAGTCAATGCT tttctttctctgaagaactGGACTTTACAACTG AAACAGCAGTCATTGTTATCTGAAGAAGAGGAGTACACCACTGGCTCAGAGATCACTGAGGATGAAGTGGGGGATGAAGAAGAAGTATGCAGGAAACCAG cagggagaaaggagaaattaaagaaattctACAAGCACCCAAAGAAAGTGCTTTCTTCACCTAGTattcagaaaaaggagaaggcaTCTGAGAAG tCAAGTTCCCGAGATGCATCTCCTTTCAT TGTGAGTATGCAGCAGAACAAATGGGATGCCTCCAGGTCACTAAGATTCAATCAAGATGCTCAAAGAGAAGATG atcAGAGAAGAATGTCTGAGATTACAGGACACTTAATAAAAATGAGACTGGGAGACCTTGATCGAATCAAAtcaaaagacagcaaagaa TATGCAGGAGGTATTTATTCTAGACTTGAAGCTCAGATAAAGGCCTCAGTGCATGTCAGTACCCGACAAATCAATGCTGAGAAGAATGCCAG GTCAAAATCCCGTTTTGGTCAAGGCCGTCCAACATAA
- the SANBR gene encoding SANT and BTB domain regulator of class switch recombination isoform X7: MVIHVCDEAKNLKEDFVCPRDLLISEMKYFAEYLSVDAQRWEEVDISVHCDVHIFDWLIRYVKRNTKDCEANEMPTLEPANVISILISSEFLKMDSLVEKCINYCHKNMNAIVATPCNMNCINVNLVTNIADLFTHNEVEELKDKRDKFKSCVAVVNSKLFCKKIERLFDPEYINPDSRGSAATLYRCCLCKKLLTKETERRIPCVPGKINIDQHGNIVFVHIRDKTWEVHEYLTGLHEELKSWRDVYWRLWGTVNWLTCSRCNQCFLCTEFSHCQYHPQPVLYPGVASALGSTGTGVYPCCNQKVLRFDPTTLPKGCQVRDHMVGSPSGNEDEDGLSQTTKILNDLIHHRDVIVVPFTKDENSDSGIGLCDEKGIECDVLVEPNTLWGPKTGEVNAFLSLKNWTLQLKQQSLLSEEEEYTTGSEITEDEVGDEEEVCRKPAGRKEKLKKFYKHPKKVLSSPSIQKKEKASEKSSSRDASPFIVSMQQNKWDASRSLRFNQDAQREDDQRRMSEITGHLIKMRLGDLDRIKSKDSKEYAGGIYSRLEAQIKASVHVSTRQINAEKNARSKSRFGQGRPT, translated from the exons ATGGTGATACATGTGTGTGATGAAGCAAAAAACCTCAAAGAAGATTTTGTTTGTCCTCGAGACCTTTTGatatcagaaatgaaatactttgcTGAATATCTGTCAGTGGATGCACAGCGCTGGGAAGAGGTGGACATTTCTGTGCACTGTGATGTTCACATCTTTGACTGGTTGATAAGATATGTCAAAAGGAACACCAAAGATTGCGAAGCTAATGAAATGCCCACTCTAG AACCAGCAAATGTCATATCaattcttatttcttctgaGTTTTTGAAGATGGATTCATTA gtagaaaaatgtattaattattgccacaaaaatatgaatgctATTGTAGCCACGCCATGTAATATGAATTGTATCAATGTTAACCTTGTCACAAATATTGCTGATCTCTTCACGCACAATGAAGTGGAAGAGCTGAAGGACAAGAGAGATAAATTCAAAAG CTGTGTTGCTGTTGTTAATAGTAAACTGTTCTGCAAGAAGATTGAGAGACTGTTCGATCCAGAGTACATAAATCCAGATTCTCGGGGAAGTGCAGCAACATTATACAg aTGCTGTTTATGTAAAAAGCTGCTAactaaagaaactgaaagaagaatTCCATGTGTCCCAGGAAAAATCAACATAGATCAACATGGGAATATTGTCTTTGTACATATAAG agaTAAAACCTGGGAAGTCCACGAGTACTTAACTGGCCTTCATGAAGAATTAAAATCTTGGCGTGATGTTTATTGGCGTCTCTGGGGGACTGTCAATTGGTTGACCTGCTCAAGATGTAATCAA TGTTTCCTGTGTACCGAATTCTCCCATTGCCAGTACCATCCGCAGCCAGTTCTTTATCCAGGTGTAGCAAGTGCTCTGGGCTCAACTGGGACAGGAGTATATCCCTGTTGTAACCAAAAAGTGCTTCGATTTGATCCTACTACCCTCCCAAAG GGCTGTCAAGTGAGGGATCACATGGTTGGCTCACCCTCAGGAAATGAAGATGAGGATGGTTTATCTCAGACTACTAAAATACTGAATGATTTGATCCATCATAGAGACGTTATTGTTGTTCCTTTCACTAAGGATGAGAATAG TGACTCTGGCATTGGGCTCTGTGATGAAAAAGGCATTGAATGTGACGTACTCGTAGAGCCAAATACACTGTGGGGCCCCAAAACTGGAGAAGTCAATGCT tttctttctctgaagaactGGACTTTACAACTG AAACAGCAGTCATTGTTATCTGAAGAAGAGGAGTACACCACTGGCTCAGAGATCACTGAGGATGAAGTGGGGGATGAAGAAGAAGTATGCAGGAAACCAG cagggagaaaggagaaattaaagaaattctACAAGCACCCAAAGAAAGTGCTTTCTTCACCTAGTattcagaaaaaggagaaggcaTCTGAGAAG tCAAGTTCCCGAGATGCATCTCCTTTCAT TGTGAGTATGCAGCAGAACAAATGGGATGCCTCCAGGTCACTAAGATTCAATCAAGATGCTCAAAGAGAAGATG atcAGAGAAGAATGTCTGAGATTACAGGACACTTAATAAAAATGAGACTGGGAGACCTTGATCGAATCAAAtcaaaagacagcaaagaa TATGCAGGAGGTATTTATTCTAGACTTGAAGCTCAGATAAAGGCCTCAGTGCATGTCAGTACCCGACAAATCAATGCTGAGAAGAATGCCAG GTCAAAATCCCGTTTTGGTCAAGGCCGTCCAACATAA